The Streptomyces sp. NBC_00435 nucleotide sequence CTTGATCAGCCCGTACAGGGCGAAGGAGAAGGCAAGGATCAGCGAGATCCACGGCGGCCGCCCGTACCCGACGGCGAGGACCAGTACGGCGGAGACGGCGATCGCGACGGCCGCCCACTGCGTGCGGCGCAGCCGCTCGCCGAGGACCAGGACGCCGAGCGCGATGGTGACCAGGGGGTTGATGAAGTAGCCGAGGCTCGCCTCGACGACCGCGCCGTTGTTGACGGACCAGATGTACACGCCCCAGTTCACAGTGACCAGGACGGCGGCCACCACGAGGAGCGCCAGCTTGCGCGGCTGGCGCAGCAGCTCCGCCATCCATCCCCAGCGCCGTAGGGCGAGCAGCGCCAGGCCGACCACGGCCAGGGACCACACCATGCGGTGGGCGAGGATCTCGATGGCTCCGGCGGGCTGGAGGAGCGGCCAGAAGAGGGGCACGATCCCCCACATTCCGTACGCGCCGAATCCGTAGAGCAAACCCGTGCGCTGGTCGTTCTCTGCCTTCACGGGACCTCCAGAGCTACTTCAAGCCAACCTGACGACGGTAGCGCCGCACGAGCCGGAAGTCATTAGCGTTCGAGGAGATGCTCATGACACTCGACGGTGACCGCCGGGCGGTGGACGCCCGACGCCGGGAGACGACGAAGCCCGGACCTGGGATCAGGTCCGGGCTTCGAAGAGGAGCGAACGGCGACGGTTCAGCCGACGACGGTCCAGGTGTCCTTGCCGCTCAGCAGCGCGCCCAGGTCGCCCTTGCCGCCGCGGTCCACGGCCGTCTCCAGCTGCTCGGCCATGAGCGTGTCGTAGACGGGCCGCGCCACGTCGCGGAACACCCCGATGGGCGTGTGGTGCAGCGTGTCGGGGTCGGCCAGCCGGGACAGGGCGAACGCGTTGGTCGGGGACGC carries:
- the rarD gene encoding EamA family transporter RarD, translating into MKAENDQRTGLLYGFGAYGMWGIVPLFWPLLQPAGAIEILAHRMVWSLAVVGLALLALRRWGWMAELLRQPRKLALLVVAAVLVTVNWGVYIWSVNNGAVVEASLGYFINPLVTIALGVLVLGERLRRTQWAAVAIAVSAVLVLAVGYGRPPWISLILAFSFALYGLIKKKLGMGGLESLTAETVIMFLPALGYLLWLGARGQSTFTAQGPGHAALLASAGLVTAIPLICFGAAAIRVPLSTLGLLQYMAPVFQFGLGVLYFHEAMPPARWAGFSLVWAALSILTWDALRTAHRARATRLELALAPLPAPQPTPARETA